GATGACAGAGTTTGAGAGTCAGATGGAAAGGCCCTATTGAGTACATGAGGAAATGTATATCTCTTCTGTAAACATGAAACAATCTCTTGTTCAATACAGCGGTAGTTGGTGCCGGTGTTGGGAGTGGGCTATATGAATGATTTAGATTAGAAAATGTAATCAACACATTTACCACATATTATATGGCAATAAGAAGGTTCTGGCCCTCATCCAAATGACTTCAGTTGTTaaacaaatcaaaaacaaaatatcTACCCCATGGAATGTGATGTAAATGCATGTTGCACAGCCATTATTACCAGTAGTGTACTTTCCCATTTCCGTCATTGCATTGAGTGACTTTTTGCGCTTATAAACAGCCTGAGGTAGAGTTACAAAAGTCCAAAGTCCACGTCAATAATGGCATTATTCTCTTCCACAGAAGACACTCCTCCTGACATCACAAAGCATGAGCAGCTGCCTCGCAGAGTACAATTTCATTTACTCACTAGAGCAGTTTCTGCAAACTGAACTGTACAAACTGACTACTTTCATTTTTGATGGCAATGTTGTTGCAAAGCTAATATGGCTAACGTTAGCGTTAGCTTTGACATCATGTCCAGACCTCAGAACAATGTTGAAAAGGTAAGGGACAGATGggattaaatgtttttaaatgttttgctCTTTGACTCCTACAGATGTGGGatttaacaacactgtcatgAACACAAATCACTCCGTGagacacaaccacacacacgaaTGATTTAATACGTTGAAGAAGCCAAAAAGATGCTATCAAAAGCTAAGATAAATGTTGAGTGACCGTAAAGCTAAACGGTGTGTTGCAGGgctggaaaacaaagttgtgaaCGGTGGTATTTTTTTATGGTTAAGTGTTGTTTTAACCTAATCCACTTTATTTGCTAGCGTACCCTGACACATCTCTTATGTGGAAACGACAGCACACAAAATCTGGAACTGACAATATTGACCGAGCTTTCCTGCAAAGGAGCCTTAAAGACACAGGAGCTAAAACTGAACATCATGGACAGAGGGTTACAAGAGGTGCTGTTACTGTGTACACCGTGTGAGAAAAATATTGTGCTTTTTAAACACTGAAGCATGTGAACATGTTCTGTTAGACCACAACATAACAAGACTATAAATGAGCTAATTATGGGCTCTTTAAGGGACCTGTAGCATACCTATCCACAACCATTTTGTGGGTTTCTTTCCAGTTCTCATCGTCAGAGTCTGTGCCGATATCTGGGTTTAACGTCTGCAGGTTGACTCCAGCCACATTTGTCCCGCTCCACACAGGCACTAAACACACACGTTAAAACCATCAACCTTCACACAAATATTGTACACCTCACACGATCATTTGTTGATGACATTTGTGCGATGTGTTTTTGTCTGCAGCAAGCTCAGAGCAGAAATTCCACCatcctcaccactggtgtctccatgctctcccagaatCCACCCGTTGAAGCTGCTGGAGTGGATTCCCAGCTTGTCGGCCATCAGGAAGCGGAAGCGGGCAGAGTCTAAGTTGGTGCCACTGCCAATGACGCGGTGCTTAGGAAGGCCGCTCAGTTTCCAGGTCACATAGGTCAGAACGTCAACTGTTGATTGGATATCAGCGACATTAAAAGATGAATACTGCCAAACTTTGCATTTGGGAGTAAAACTCAATTTTAATAGACAGTACCTGGGTTGGAAACAACAATGATGATGCAGTCAGGACTGTATCTGACAATTTGGGGGATGATGTGCTTAAAGATGTTGACATTTCTCTGGACAAGGTTCAGCCTGCTCTCCCCTTCCTGCTGACGCACTCCAGCTGTCACCACAACGATGCGGGAGTTAGCTGTAACCGAGTAGtctgacagaggagagagagaaggcagcgttttgagaaagaaagaacagggAGAAAATTACTGGTTAGACTTTCAGGTACTATTCCAGGTCTTGATTCATTTCTAAGTAAATGATGCTAGCTGGTTGCCAAATAATGGATCTATATTCCATTCTTTTTTCATAAAGGCGTTACAGTGTGATGCTGCAAAGATGACCCCATTTTTATGGCACCATTGGGACAATAACAGTGTGTGCCTTCAAACTGCTTGTTTACATTGTGTGTGAACGGTTGAGTGATAACATCATCTGCAGTTAGTGTGGCATGTTCCGCCATGCCAGGCCTCCCTTTCACTTCCTTTCTGTGACTACCTTCACTGCCGGCTCAGAGGCGTAAAAAACTTTGACTCCCCATTTCCTCTCTGTACTTTACAAACAGGAAGGTGAAGTGAGTCGAAGAAGCAACAGTCCTGACTTCAACATACGGAACATACGGAGAAAGGAGCTTGCGTCAGTCGAAGCTATGACTGTGTTATATGCCTGAGTTTCTTGGCCATTTTTGAGATACAAACTTGCCTTTAGATGCGACTATTTTGGGTGTTTTGAGGAAGAGGCTGCCATGCTGCAGGTCCATCATCTCTCCTTTCAGCTTGTCCTCCACCACGTCCACCAGGGCCAACTCATCAGCCAACTCCTGCAGCACATGAGAGACCATCAGAACCATCCACTCCACACTGCAGCTGCTTTTGCCAACTGAGGTTTAAATAACTAAGAGATGTTCAAACTGTTTAATCTTAAGCTCCAGTGTGTGAAATGTAATGCATTCTATTGACAGAAATACAACATCATATGTAAATTATGTTTAAATTAACATGGAGTCATATTTTCATCACCTTATTGTGTGCATTTGATACTTAAGACAGTGAAGGTTGCCTTTCCTGTTCTTTCAAAATGGCAAAACAGAAACCTTGGTGTTTGGGACAAACGAACACCGCTTCTAGAGAGGaccttttacattttttgtggTCACTATAGTTTGAAGATAGGTGGATGGTATTCAGTTGGTTGCAAATTTCTATTTGAGCCAATAAGAAGTCACTACTTCCTATTCACTTGCACAATAATAATGGGTGGTTCATTCTCCACTTCCTCGTGTCAGTTTTGGTATAACAGGATGCTGACTTGGTGTAATGGGTGTTTCTTTGTAAGTTAAGGGAGTTTGCACATTGGGGTAAAGCTTGCTGCTCTTATTACTGCCATGATAGAGCTTTACTGCCCATATCAAATAACGACTTATAAACAGATTTAGTAGAAATTCAGTTTAAGTTTTTTCCTTTAGTTACAATTACATATTTCCATCTTAACAAGGACAGAAAGGGGAAAAGATCAAGTTCTGATACCATGAGATCAGTAATCCAGTGTTAGTCTAGGAGGATCCAGGGTATTATCCCACAGTGTGACAGCAGCTGACCAGAGGGTAATCTGAGCAAAGGGATAAACACTGGAACTCTTACCCTGAGAAGGATACTGACGGCACAGGCCATGCCAACCTGGCCCACACCCACAACGGTCACTTTATTCCTGGGGGGCTCAGGTGGACCACTGAACAGTGGGGTGATCAGCTTTTGCAAGATGGAAGCCATTCTCAGTGCTGATGAGGGTAAATCAAAGAAATGAAAGAGATTAGGCAATCTGGGTAGGCAATATGACAGCTGATAGTCGGACAAATGATGGATGATAAAGATTCCACACGGACACAACTGTTCAAACTGTTCTGCATGCAGCCTCACTTGTTCAAACTTCATAAATACTGCAGTCTCTCAAAGTGTAGCAGGGCAAAAAAATTAAGCCTCACATTCATCCCGCCAGCACTCACGAAAGCATCATTCTAAGTAACTCTGAATCCattacatctaaaaaaaaaaaaccaaggcCTGAGCTCTGTGCCACACATTATCGCTCTGCAGAGTTCACCTTGAAACGACATGCAGCCAGACACAAGAACACCAGCAATACTTGCTTTGATCGACGAAGCTCCGAGCTGCAAGGTATAAATACCACCATGTAATCAGCATGGCAAACTGAATGGATGCCTATGATGCGTCTCCCAAAGAGCTGCGTACCCCCTACATCCACAACACCTAACACAGTCGCTGCAATCCAGAGTTAAGGCAGGTATCCGGTCAGCTGCAGCAGTAGCACAGAGAACATGTGACTGAGGGCCGGACGGAGGAGCTGTGAGCTGCTCAGAgctcctcttctcttctctccctCCACCCTCCTCCCGTGATGGAGGACGAGGCATTGTAATCCTATGTCAGACTTGTTTAAGGAGTTACAGTAATCCCTTAACTCTGCTTCCATCTGCTGCACCTGCACTTCAAATGAACACCAACTTTGCATGCCATAGAAAGTCTTTGAATAAGAACTGATTTCTAATTTCAGCCTTAAGAATTGAAACTGCATGTATTATGTCTTTGAGGTATGCATAGAATAAAAACATCTATCATGATACTATGATTAAATAATTATAGGGTGAAGAGACTTTGAATTACACTTTTGGACTCATTATAAATGCTGTTGAGCACATGGCAATGACTCTTATGCCTGAACAAAGATATCTACACAAACAACCCATCTCTAAAAGGACACCAGAGGCACTGACAATACATTCTCATTGACAGTGCAACGGAGAGACTGTCCATTCACTGTCCCTGAGTGAAACTGGATTACCAGCAAAGCATGTAAACAATAGCAGATATCTATTTGGCTTAGCATCAAGGTCAGCCGAGAGGGGGCACAGTTTTCATAAGGTTTTCATGAGCACGATTGGTACTGGATTGGCAAAGAAACTTAAGTATCACCGGAAGATTTCCTTTTTTACTCGCTCTGTAAACAATACATGTGACAAATATCTGTCTGTCAATAGAAAACAATTCAAATTACCCAGAAGATGTTATTTAAATATCTGATGGTGCACAAATGATGCCACACATGGACAAAGGGTACACGAATATACAAAATAAACTCAgttcaactttaaaaaataagTCATATCGTAGGGAAAATGTAAAGTTTTAAATATTTTGTTGTTTGCTTCGTAATAAATTGCAGaattaaatatattttgtaGTAACTCATGCTCTACTCTAACGCTAAGCTATCAACAATTTGCTTTCAGTAAATCATTTAGATTAAAgcaactttattgatcccacagTGGGAACATTCAGTTGTTAGGGCAGCTCACAGGAAAGAAAGTATAAAGTGCAAAGACAGTAGTtggaataagaaaaaaacactaGAAAAAAACCATCTAATATCTTGTCAAAATAGCGTATCCTAAGAACATGCTGTTGGTGATGAAGAGGATGTTCCATCTGTGCATCTGGAGATGAGCGAAGGATGCTGTCAACATCCACTTTAAAACCAACTGGAAGTAGACCCACTTACACGTTTGGATGAACACGCGACTCAAGGAAAATGTGACTCGTGTTTTTCGACAAACTAAAAAGGACCAGCGCATGAACACAAGTAGTGAAGAGACATAAAGACGATGGTTCCAAATCAAAGCTGAGcatgttctgctgtcagaacATGACCAAAAAGATATAATTCCATATTTATCACAAAAAACTGCTTTAGCATAAAACCTGTTATATACCTCAAGTCTACATGAAAACATGGCTGTTTACCTTCTGTCTTGAGGCTCCGGCTACTGTAAGTATAGCTGCTTGTCCTTCCTCAAAGCCACAGATGGACTCGCCGGTGGTGTGCCGTAATGTCTGTGTCCTCCTCTTCCTGCTGGGCTGTCAGCCTGCAGCCTACTGGATTTAATTGACTAAGCCTCTCCATCCCCTTCAAAGTCTCCGTTTGGCACTTCCACAGGTCACCTCAGTCAGCAAGAACGACATTCAACACATATCTAGCTCATCGCTTTTTAAAAACGAGAGATGGTTAAACATTCAGAACAAACTGCAAATTGAGAAGGGTTATAAATCACAAATAGAGCACCAAAGGGAAGTTGATGATGAAAAGGAGTCGAGCTTTTTTCAAATGCAGAACATGAAATGCTCAACTCAAGGCAGATACTACAGGGAGGATGTTTGAGGAGTTTTTAACTTGTGCTTAAATGGGAGCGTTTGTCATACAGCAGAAAACCAGCAGAGGGACACAAAATCTCACAGAGAACATCAGACTGTCGGCAAGACTGAAGTCATTGTAATTAGCCATTGGGAGGAAGCTACACTGGAGACTGTTATTACGGGCAGTTTCATTCTTCCTGAGTTTTAATGAAGTTCAACATTACCCCCGACTGGTTTAAAAGTTgtaaaaatgctccacagagaGCTGTAACCGGAAGCTTTATGATGTCCTGTTGTCCCGCTGAATGTCAGCGATGACTCTTCTTCAAGATAATTTAATCCCATTTGTTATGAAACTCCCCTCGACTCATGGGTCAAATCCGCCAGGAGGAAATGTAATTACATCTGTCACAGATGTTCACTTAGACTCAAGGATCAGCTGACTGGAATTTAGCTGTCAAAGCACCAGGTGACCTAAAGAAAACATTGGCTCCGACTTACAACTTTCTCATACAACTGTGGCAAGAGCTCGCGTAACAGTCGAGTTGTGCAAATGATGAACTGTGATTTTAAACCCAAGTCTACAGTCAAGTCGTGGATTTAAGAGCCGGCAAAATACAACCACAAGGCAGTAATTCCAGTTTCTCCTCTTGAGACTTATTCAAAGCCAACTTCTAATTCTCCCAAAACCTCAATTATTATTGGCTGAGGTGCTAAAACTCCTAGAAAAAGAATCGATTTAATCGAATTACAATTAGTAATACATACACAcgtcacaaaaaaacaaataaatacaatttgGCAACATGTAAAAGCACTGATCTTTTAAGGatccaagaagaaaaaaatcataaaaaataaaaaaaaagctggtaaGAACCAAGTTTATTTCATGATACACAGTCTACATTATTATCATAAATTAAAACAGATTCAAATCCTTACCCACATAACCCCTGTCATTTCTGTCCTTTGTGGGAGAGCTGCCTGCTGAGGAGTTAAGTCAGCAAAGTTCAGATTGAGATACAGTATTACATATTGCtttgaaatgtgctataaaaaAGTTGAACCCACCACTTtagaaaaatatcaaaatagaaataaaacccCCTCAGAAATAATTCAACCCCATCATCGCCTGCACCCACCCAGTTCAGAGTGACCTACACCGTCTTCACCTGTGGTAATTTTGTCCAGGTAGATGTATGGTACTGACAAAAATACATTGGGTTAACTGTCCCAAAGGAATTACccacccctccctcctcctcccccctaTCTGTGTCTTTTCTGCAGATCTTCCAAGTCTGGACATATGCAGTCCGTGAGGTGGGCTATGTGGGTGCACTACAACAGCCAGTCCTACGCCGAGGACTGAAGGATCTGAAATCTTTGAACATaatcaaacaaaagcaaaagcaCAACGGAGCACTAAAACCCAACACATGTAAACTTAATTGGGCATACTGGTAatgatggagagaaaaaaagaaaaggggataTTATCAAATGCTGCTTTAGTTTCCTTGAGGTCTTTCTCACATATGGCAGTTACTTCAATTTTGATACAAAAATTCACAATTTCTACTTGGATAACTTGTCAGTTCGGTGATAAAgatgctgattttttttctttaggtcATATTTCGAAGAGCTTTGTATGAGATTTGAGTCAtgatcagaaagctgaaaaagaaaaacagaaaaaaaagacctcCCTCTCTATAATCAGCTGAATTTCCTCATGCAGTGATGTGTCCTGATTACACCACGTGTCTCCTCCCACCACAGaccacgttaaaaaaaaaaaaaaaaaagttggggcTGAATCAACCTGAGCACCATAGAAATAATCAATCACTAACCCTAAAGCTACAAAGCAAATTTCGAAGTTCACACAGAAAAATGGAGACATTCTGGCATTAGTAGAAGCGCTTTGTgcataattaaaaataaaaaacataacaCGGGAGGGCACTAAGTGCTAACAATTGTCCAGGCACTTCACCATCAGAAAAACACCTGGCACAGAGCGTTTGATAAAAACTACAGTATGACTGTCAAAAACTACAACCATGCACGGATAAACTGGCCTCTTCTTGCCGCACTCATTTCTACACTTATGGGTTaatacacacaaagacacaaacaatTCACAGGTTAAAATCGACATCAAATTAGTCTCTCTTGACTGCCACGAAACAGTGTTATCCAGAAGCTACCGAGTACACCCTCCTGAGGAAAGCTGGAGTCTGGCAAATGGAAAGTTTATCATTTCAATTAAATGTGTCCTTTGTCCAAATATGCAGGAAAAGCAGACATGATCCAAGTTTGCTGTTCGAAGTTGGGGAGTGCTGTGGCAGGGAGGTGGTGTGGGTATGGTGAGGAACTGCTGAGGGTCTTTAATTGCCGGTGCTCTTTGTGGCACCTCTGCTACCGATTCCCAGGTAGGTGCCTGCCGTCTCCGCAGCGCTTTGGAGTGGGACGATCACGCTGTCCAGGAGGCCTCTGAGGGTGCTGATCTGATCAGAATCCAGGTTCTGGTAGGCGTAGTAGAGAGCACCACACACCACCACGAGGAGCAGTAGCTTGAGCAACACGGACAGGGCGCCTCGCCGGACGGGTGCTTTGCTTGAGGAGACGGAGCTGCTTGGTCGGGACAACGCCTCCGAGTAATTGCGGGTCTCGGTGTGGACTGTGCGCTGCACGCGGGACTCATCCAGCCAGTACTCGCTTGGCTTTAGGGGTCGACCGACCGCCCCTCTTATTGGACGTCTGCATGTTGCACTGATGGAGCATAATATGACCAATTAAAACGTTCCCCTTATATTCACAAATAATTCAAATGTGTGGGAATCTGAACAcacgaaaaaaataaaaataaattggcGCCAAAAGCACAATCAAGTGTTACCTGAGGCCCGTCGGTGTGCTTATTTCATTGGCAAGAATATCTTCAACCACACTCTCGTTGGCCTTTTTGGGGGTCTCTTCTGTAATGAACTCCTCTGCCACCTGCCAAGGTAATGCACAACATGTTCATGCAAATTCAAACTAAACTCTAATTGTCTAGATTAGGGAATGATAAAAGTGCTTTACCTTGGTTTGCCGTCTACTGCTGGTCCTGACGGTGACAGGAGTTTTCCCTCTGCTCCTCACAGGCTTCTCTACCACAGGAACTGGCTCGGGTTCGGGGGCAGCAATCTCTTCTGATAAACATAGTTCATGCGACCACAATTCAGCAACACGGCAATGTCGTTGCACAAATCAAGACCTTTTATTTCCCACATCTACCTCAGGGCCAGATGCACCCGATATGTGCCCAGTAAGAAATATCTCGACCAAGTTTAAAAGCATCACAAGTAATGCGATTAGAGCTCACCGTCTTCTTTATCACTATACTGGTCCGAATTTGTGTTGCCGTTCTGGTTACTGTCAGCCTTGGGGAGAGTTGTGACATCAGTTGGAGCTTCGGGTTCAGCCGCCGGCTCGACCAAAAGCTTCTGCAGCTTCTTCTCGTACACCTTACGAGTAGAGGCTGAgtggacagaaaaaaagagcataCGAGTTAAGAAAAAATACAAGATATGACATGCTTTACTTTTACTCCAGTAGTATGCAAACATTTTAGTGAAGTTGCTTTAAACCTGACAAATCTGGTCCATGCTGTGCTGCCTCagtgatacttttttttttttttacaaccatGTCTAACTGCTTATTTCACCGTTTTTCCCATGCAAGGAAGTGCCCAACTTCTCTGTTTGTTATGCATTGCTTACGGGTAAGTACCCTCTATACCTGCACATGATCAGCTCATTATTATTACACTGAACTTTTAAATGTTTAAGAGTGGTTATTGCATCATTAAAGTTTGCCCATTTGAACTCAAAAGTTTGGGACATATCTTTAGAGTAAACCAAACTGTGTGCTACAGCTAAGCGGGAGCTAGCAGAGAAAAAGGCACGAGTAAACTTGTACTAACCGATTAGAAATGATCACAAATACAGTCAATCAACAATGACAAttattttacttttgttttttttaaatcaaatttttttttaaatgtctacaTTTTGGGGATTTTTTACTTGGCATCACGctcactttgttttgttaagaGTTGAATAGATTAATATGTACAAGTGGGTGATTTTCATCAACGTTATACATTTGAGTTTTACTGTGAAGCTGTAAACCCTGAGGAGCAAAACTCTTTTAGTCgcaggagtggaagacgcgcaCCCGGGAACTCACCAACAATGGGCCCAGTGTCCACACCATGCTTTGCCAGCTGTTGTTTTAGATCTTCGTCTGTGAGATCTGTCACCTCCACTTCCTCTGTTCGAGGCTTATCAGTCTTTTTGGTAGCTTTCTGAAGAAATTATGatgaatccaaaaaaaaaagaaaggaaatcaAAACTTCCAACTAGCTCAAACAGATGCACAGCGACAGATATAACAGAATCAAACAACATTTGAAGATCGATGTGGCttaaaaaaacccccaaacaaCTCACTCTTCCAGAGCGGCTTTTGTTGGACACCACGGGAGCAGGTAACTCCTCATCACTGGAGAAGGTGTCTACGGGCGGACTCTTCTTGTTGTTTAGTATGGTCAGGTTCTTCAGATACAGCTGCACGTACACTTCTTTTTTGTGCTCTCCGCTGGGAAGTAGCACATTGTTTGCCGTAAGCTCGTTTTTCAGCTTATCTTTCGTGAGAACCGACGGATCTTCGAGGAATTCTGCCATGCTAACTTATTTTAAAATCCCTGGGAGGTTTCCTTCGTCGCAGCTAACGATAATGAGCCAGCTCAGTGAACcgctacaaaaagaaaaacaactacaCGGGAACGTGAGCGAATAGCGCTGTTGTCAAACAGAAGTGGCGCCTTCCCGCTGCCTATTCAGCTAGCAGCTCAAACGCGGTTTATCAAATTAAACGTCAAGTTGTGGTTCTTAGCCGAAGAGCGAAACCACTTACAGATAGTTTTGAATTTTCGAAAACAGATCCGAGCATGTGCTGGTGATTAAACTCGTGTGGAATTTTAAAACAACTAGctacaaaataaatttaactagCTTAGCTTCAAACCGGTCCACTTGCTTCTCTCTCCGCGGTCGCGACAGGGCCAACAAACAAGCTTATCTGCTATTGGATGAAAAGCTGCAGTAAAGCGCAATCCGATTGGCCTGCTATGAATGGAACGCTTTAGAGTCCCCGCCACAAAGAAACCGGAGGTTGTGTTTCACAGAACAGTTTTATATCAAGTCTGTTGAACATTTttggaaaaatgttttaaatctaTTGACGTCACAGGCCTCATTATTGTAT
This genomic interval from Odontesthes bonariensis isolate fOdoBon6 chromosome 7, fOdoBon6.hap1, whole genome shotgun sequence contains the following:
- the tmpob gene encoding thymopoietin b; amino-acid sequence: MAEFLEDPSVLTKDKLKNELTANNVLLPSGEHKKEVYVQLYLKNLTILNNKKSPPVDTFSSDEELPAPVVSNKSRSGRKATKKTDKPRTEEVEVTDLTDEDLKQQLAKHGVDTGPIVASTRKVYEKKLQKLLVEPAAEPEAPTDVTTLPKADSNQNGNTNSDQYSDKEDEEIAAPEPEPVPVVEKPVRSRGKTPVTVRTSSRRQTKVAEEFITEETPKKANESVVEDILANEISTPTGLSATCRRPIRGAVGRPLKPSEYWLDESRVQRTVHTETRNYSEALSRPSSSVSSSKAPVRRGALSVLLKLLLLVVVCGALYYAYQNLDSDQISTLRGLLDSVIVPLQSAAETAGTYLGIGSRGATKSTGN
- the ldhbb gene encoding L-lactate dehydrogenase B-B chain isoform X2, whose amino-acid sequence is MASILQKLITPLFSGPPEPPRNKVTVVGVGQVGMACAVSILLRELADELALVDVVEDKLKGEMMDLQHGSLFLKTPKIVASKDYSVTANSRIVVVTAGVRQQEGESRLNLVQRNVNIFKHIIPQIVRYSPDCIIIVVSNPVDVLTYVTWKLSGLPKHRVIGSGTNLDSARFRFLMADKLGIHSSSFNGWILGEHGDTSVPVWSGTNVAGVNLQTLNPDIGTDSDDENWKETHKMVVDSAYEVIKLKGYTNWAIGLSVADLTESLMRNMNRIHPVSTMVKGMHGISDEVYLSLPCVLNGGGVASVINVTLTDEEVAQLQASASTLWDIQKDLQDV
- the ldhbb gene encoding L-lactate dehydrogenase B-B chain isoform X1, which produces MLITWWYLYLAARSFVDQTLRMASILQKLITPLFSGPPEPPRNKVTVVGVGQVGMACAVSILLRELADELALVDVVEDKLKGEMMDLQHGSLFLKTPKIVASKDYSVTANSRIVVVTAGVRQQEGESRLNLVQRNVNIFKHIIPQIVRYSPDCIIIVVSNPVDVLTYVTWKLSGLPKHRVIGSGTNLDSARFRFLMADKLGIHSSSFNGWILGEHGDTSVPVWSGTNVAGVNLQTLNPDIGTDSDDENWKETHKMVVDSAYEVIKLKGYTNWAIGLSVADLTESLMRNMNRIHPVSTMVKGMHGISDEVYLSLPCVLNGGGVASVINVTLTDEEVAQLQASASTLWDIQKDLQDV